In the candidate division WOR-3 bacterium genome, one interval contains:
- a CDS encoding 4Fe-4S binding protein, which translates to MAYIICEPCIGVKDTACVEVCPVDCIHPRKDEPEYESSDQLYINPQVCIDCGACESVCPVQAIYAEDAVPEKWKSFIKKNYEHYGLTAP; encoded by the coding sequence ATGGCATATATTATTTGCGAACCCTGTATTGGAGTTAAGGATACAGCTTGTGTAGAAGTTTGCCCGGTGGATTGCATACATCCAAGAAAAGATGAACCAGAATACGAAAGCTCAGATCAGCTTTATATAAATCCACAGGTTTGTATTGATTGCGGAGCCTGTGAATCAGTCTGTCCGGTTCAAGCGATCTATGCGGAAGATGCTGTTCCAGAAAAGTGGAAGAGCTTTATTAAAAAGAATTACGAACATTACGGTTTAACTGCTCCTTAA
- a CDS encoding 4Fe-4S binding protein — translation MKLKTWRELEEGAVIRNVPTSLEYKTGEWKRESPLYDSEKCTHCLLCWLYCPDFVIKVKDGKIYKFDLDYCKGCGICAKVCPKEAILMKEEKI, via the coding sequence ATGAAACTTAAAACCTGGAGGGAGCTTGAAGAAGGAGCTGTTATAAGAAATGTTCCTACATCCCTTGAATATAAAACAGGTGAATGGAAAAGGGAATCTCCTCTCTATGATTCAGAGAAGTGTACTCATTGCTTACTTTGCTGGCTTTATTGTCCTGATTTTGTTATTAAAGTAAAAGATGGAAAGATTTATAAGTTTGATTTGGATTATTGTAAAGGTTGTGGTATATGTGCAAAGGTATGCCCCAAAGAAGCTATTTTAATGAAGGAGGAAAAAATATGA
- a CDS encoding EAL domain-containing protein produces MKDEITGLPLLITVLDSIKDRIEKEKEVNILIVQILESSIYEEEFGFDVFDSWIKNLSNLSKKLISMEFTPYENPIIFTTEPYSSLICFVFPKNHDVKKFINKFKNEIEKIIPAPTAITVKEIRFDPLKRTERTIFQVINEVKIEHTKTETKMKSNIKSLFRKILRTNEIRMVFQPIYNIAENKVTYGYEALARGPKETELEMPTALFSVADELNELENLEKLCRWKALLTSKKLPDDRYKIFLNVSSKILQHKKNIYVEELFENIKELEINPERLVIELTERFAITDFNVLRENINFLKEKGIELSIDDVGVGYSSLQTLAELNPDYLKYDMVLVRNIHEDMVKQNLLEMVLNFGEKIKAKVIAEGIEKEEELETLKKIGVKYGQGFYLSLPFEVEL; encoded by the coding sequence ATGAAAGATGAAATAACTGGACTTCCACTTTTAATTACTGTCCTTGATTCAATAAAAGACCGTATTGAAAAAGAAAAAGAAGTAAATATACTTATAGTTCAGATTCTTGAATCCTCAATTTACGAAGAGGAATTCGGGTTTGATGTATTTGATTCATGGATAAAAAACCTTTCAAATCTATCAAAAAAACTAATTTCAATGGAATTTACACCTTATGAAAATCCCATTATATTCACAACAGAACCTTATTCCAGTTTAATCTGTTTTGTTTTTCCGAAAAATCACGATGTAAAAAAATTTATAAACAAATTTAAAAATGAAATTGAAAAAATTATTCCTGCTCCAACAGCTATAACAGTAAAAGAAATTAGATTTGACCCTTTAAAAAGAACAGAAAGAACAATATTCCAGGTAATAAATGAGGTTAAAATTGAACATACAAAAACAGAAACAAAGATGAAATCCAACATAAAGTCTCTATTCAGAAAAATATTGAGAACTAATGAAATAAGAATGGTATTTCAACCCATATACAATATCGCAGAAAATAAAGTAACATACGGATATGAAGCCCTTGCAAGGGGTCCAAAAGAAACAGAATTGGAAATGCCAACTGCTTTATTTTCTGTAGCAGATGAGCTGAATGAACTTGAAAATTTAGAAAAACTCTGCAGATGGAAAGCTCTTTTAACATCAAAAAAATTACCTGACGATAGATATAAAATATTTTTAAATGTTTCATCAAAAATTCTCCAACATAAAAAAAATATTTATGTTGAAGAGCTATTTGAAAATATTAAAGAACTGGAAATAAATCCAGAAAGATTAGTAATTGAATTAACTGAAAGATTTGCTATAACTGATTTCAATGTTTTAAGGGAAAATATAAACTTTTTAAAAGAAAAAGGAATTGAACTCTCAATAGATGATGTAGGAGTCGGCTATTCCTCTTTGCAAACCTTAGCAGAATTAAATCCAGATTACCTTAAATATGATATGGTGCTCGTCAGAAATATCCATGAAGATATGGTTAAACAGAATTTACTTGAAATGGTATTAAATTTTGGTGAAAAAATAAAAGCAAAAGTTATTGCAGAAGGAATTGAAAAAGAAGAAGAACTTGAAACATTAAAGAAAATAGGTGTTAAATACGGACAGGGGTTTTACCTATCCTTACCTTTTGAAGTAGAGCTTTAA
- a CDS encoding response regulator, producing the protein MDKKRILIIDDEEDMVSLVEEILKDEYSVEKAYSPSQAIELLNKDSQFDLILLDIILPEKDGWELFRDFKNLLKEKDKEIPVVIFSILKEPQDMLKAIKEGAVAYIVKPFEPEGLKNRIKEIFEKL; encoded by the coding sequence ATGGATAAAAAAAGAATTTTAATAATTGATGATGAAGAAGATATGGTCTCTTTAGTGGAAGAGATCTTAAAGGATGAATATTCAGTGGAAAAAGCATATTCACCTTCTCAGGCAATTGAACTTTTGAATAAAGACAGTCAATTTGACCTTATTCTTCTTGATATAATATTACCTGAAAAAGATGGCTGGGAATTATTCCGTGATTTCAAAAATCTTTTAAAAGAAAAGGATAAAGAAATTCCTGTTGTAATTTTTTCAATTTTAAAAGAACCACAGGATATGCTTAAGGCAATTAAGGAAGGTGCTGTTGCTTATATTGTAAAACCTTTTGAACCTGAAGGTTTAAAGAATAGAATAAAAGAAATTTTTGAAAAATTATGA
- a CDS encoding thiamine pyrophosphate-dependent enzyme, with product MKKILSLKELSERNTGLTSGHRACSGCAFPSIIKMVVASSDYPVVISNATGCLEVVSTIYPYSAWNVPWIHVAFENAAAVISGVESAYKVLRRKGLIPEDEKINFIVFGGDGGTYDIGLQALSGAIERGHNFLYVLYDNQAYMNTGVQRSSATPFGANTTTSPPGKKMSGKMQHRKDIIEIIASHEIPYVAQASPSHFGDLIRKVRRAFEIEGPKFIAVLSPCVPGWGYNESETVELALLAVETCFWPLYEIDHGVYKVNYKPKEKLPVKEWLLKQERFSHLKNREDLIEEIQKRVDEEWERLLRLDGQKIF from the coding sequence ATGAAAAAGATACTTTCCTTAAAAGAGCTTTCTGAGAGGAATACAGGTTTAACCTCAGGGCACAGAGCATGTAGTGGTTGTGCCTTTCCTTCAATTATAAAAATGGTTGTTGCTTCATCTGATTATCCTGTTGTGATATCTAATGCTACAGGCTGTCTTGAGGTTGTTTCAACAATATATCCATATTCAGCATGGAATGTGCCCTGGATTCATGTAGCCTTTGAAAATGCAGCTGCTGTTATATCAGGTGTTGAATCTGCTTATAAGGTTTTAAGAAGGAAAGGATTGATACCTGAGGATGAAAAAATAAATTTTATTGTTTTTGGTGGGGATGGTGGAACTTATGATATAGGTTTACAGGCACTTTCAGGGGCTATTGAAAGGGGTCATAATTTTCTTTATGTTCTATATGATAATCAGGCTTATATGAATACTGGTGTTCAGAGGTCTTCAGCAACACCCTTTGGTGCAAATACAACCACTTCTCCTCCAGGCAAGAAAATGTCTGGTAAAATGCAGCATAGAAAAGATATAATAGAAATTATTGCTTCCCATGAAATCCCCTATGTGGCTCAGGCGTCACCTTCACATTTTGGGGATTTGATAAGGAAAGTGAGAAGAGCCTTTGAAATTGAGGGTCCAAAATTTATTGCTGTTCTTTCACCCTGTGTGCCAGGTTGGGGTTATAATGAAAGTGAAACAGTGGAACTTGCCCTCTTAGCTGTTGAAACATGTTTCTGGCCATTATATGAAATTGATCATGGTGTTTATAAAGTAAATTATAAACCTAAAGAAAAATTGCCTGTTAAGGAATGGCTTTTAAAACAAGAGAGATTCAGCCATTTGAAAAATAGAGAGGATTTAATTGAGGAAATTCAAAAAAGAGTTGATGAAGAATGGGAGAGACTTTTAAGACTTGATGGACAAAAAATTTTCTAA
- a CDS encoding OmpA family protein, producing the protein MNFIFLILFSAPSILGPSGSFRLFYPMPHKKGDFSFSLFGGYSFQDFKYWDNSVDSVNNPQDDRRHFLISSLSLSYAPFDYWEFGLRGDFEGRQLERGDYPVQRSDDGYFAYRGFDIFTKLGYPFFSDTVTGIEFAGGIALGYYLPNQGIERKDPKFVQYGFPMYIPQSGEFWSSLMLGLKLQVIRFNGLLGFFQTGKPSKERDVFPVLWYNYNQNGVAQIDTIYRTKDDFKDFTRLPFGFNITLSAGPYVDFIADLHGVYFTELRDNLLAITPGVRFKTPGGVIFDFAVDARLKTLDDSQISLYSHDRNLFTYIPDWRFIFVMSNVYNVLPKKAAPPPPPPPPPSPKLAKVSGKIYDASTGEPLVAQITLEGTDKPPISSDENGFYSVELEPGNYSLYVEKEGYAWMRKSFVIKEGAELVLDFPLKRKEFILITGKILDNITETPLGAKITIPETGFEGTISDPETGIYKLKLPPGSYIIRVEAEGYLVENVPIVLKEGEPLVKDIRLKKKAEKGVTIRLQNIYFDTGKATIKPESYPILDRVAEFLKSNPKAVVEIQGHTDSVGSDSYNMALSQARAESVRNYLITFHQIDPSRLIAKGYGETMPIGDNTTREGRAMNRRVEFKVLSAGE; encoded by the coding sequence ATGAATTTTATTTTTCTTATTTTATTTTCAGCCCCTTCAATTCTCGGACCAAGCGGGTCTTTTAGATTATTTTACCCAATGCCTCATAAAAAAGGAGATTTTTCTTTTTCTTTATTTGGTGGTTATTCTTTTCAGGATTTTAAATACTGGGACAATTCAGTTGACTCTGTGAACAACCCTCAGGATGATAGAAGACATTTCCTTATCTCATCTCTCTCTCTTTCCTATGCTCCCTTTGATTATTGGGAGTTTGGATTGAGAGGAGATTTTGAAGGGAGGCAGCTTGAAAGAGGGGATTACCCTGTTCAGAGGAGTGATGATGGATATTTTGCATATAGGGGATTTGATATATTTACAAAATTGGGATATCCCTTTTTCTCAGACACTGTTACTGGGATTGAATTTGCAGGTGGCATAGCTCTTGGGTACTATTTGCCAAATCAGGGAATAGAAAGAAAAGACCCCAAATTTGTTCAGTATGGTTTTCCAATGTATATACCTCAAAGCGGAGAGTTTTGGTCAAGTTTAATGCTTGGACTCAAACTTCAGGTTATAAGGTTTAATGGTCTTTTGGGTTTCTTTCAGACAGGTAAACCTTCAAAAGAAAGGGATGTTTTTCCTGTTCTTTGGTATAACTATAATCAAAATGGAGTTGCACAGATTGACACGATTTATAGAACAAAGGATGATTTCAAAGATTTTACAAGATTGCCTTTTGGTTTTAATATAACACTTTCTGCTGGACCCTATGTGGATTTCATAGCTGATTTACATGGTGTTTATTTCACTGAATTGAGAGATAATCTTCTTGCTATAACTCCAGGAGTTAGGTTTAAAACTCCAGGTGGAGTAATATTTGATTTTGCTGTTGATGCAAGATTAAAAACCTTAGATGATTCCCAGATTTCCTTATATTCTCATGATAGAAACTTATTCACTTACATACCGGATTGGAGATTTATTTTTGTTATGTCGAATGTTTATAATGTTCTTCCAAAGAAAGCAGCCCCACCCCCTCCGCCACCACCTCCACCCTCACCAAAACTTGCAAAAGTAAGTGGTAAAATTTATGATGCATCTACAGGAGAACCCCTTGTTGCACAGATAACTCTTGAAGGAACTGATAAACCCCCAATTTCCTCTGATGAAAACGGGTTTTATTCTGTGGAGCTCGAACCAGGAAATTACAGTTTATATGTGGAAAAAGAAGGTTACGCCTGGATGAGAAAAAGTTTTGTTATAAAAGAGGGTGCAGAACTTGTTCTTGATTTTCCTTTAAAGAGAAAAGAATTTATACTTATCACAGGAAAAATTCTTGATAATATCACAGAGACACCCCTTGGTGCCAAAATAACAATCCCTGAGACCGGATTTGAAGGCACAATAAGTGATCCGGAGACAGGAATTTACAAGTTAAAATTACCACCAGGTTCGTATATTATAAGAGTTGAAGCTGAAGGTTATTTAGTGGAAAATGTACCAATTGTTCTTAAAGAGGGTGAACCTTTAGTAAAGGATATTAGGCTTAAAAAGAAAGCAGAAAAGGGTGTAACTATAAGATTGCAGAATATTTATTTTGATACAGGTAAAGCCACAATAAAACCTGAATCTTATCCAATTCTGGATAGAGTAGCAGAATTTTTAAAATCAAATCCAAAAGCTGTTGTAGAAATTCAGGGTCACACTGATTCCGTTGGTTCAGATAGTTATAATATGGCTCTTTCTCAGGCGAGGGCAGAGTCGGTTAGGAACTATCTTATAACTTTCCATCAAATTGATCCTTCCAGGCTCATTGCAAAAGGATACGGAGAGACAATGCCAATAGGTGATAATACAACAAGAGAAGGAAGAGCTATGAATAGAAGAGTTGAGTTTAAAGTTTTAAGTGCAGGGGAATAA
- a CDS encoding DUF5700 domain-containing putative Zn-dependent protease encodes MNTKFIIVLIFLIPNILISQNIRLRLNFSGAEEFLKLVQSDSIDTSKINRLLSTEPYQKMCEWTKSGLRLNMVDLKNIFYHALLNYDLDKKYKTDDFCGQMISYMIECIKNGKSNPEILHQKIIELKNNFDVDSIKRITLKYIPEENIDIDITIYFVVGLAQGVVKGNYAGIEILYASNNESTYLWLAHELYHCFTLRLPYETIVDSTYETLNKILYYLVDEGIATAISDPSINEREIEFANAYLMRFDFILKIAFKSNQKKKFDNLKKTIDNPTAHDVGKVMAHIIKEQFGITELKNCARKPKLFLLKYQEAAKKINNPEIVYIFDELTVKKIKELKWEIRKPE; translated from the coding sequence ATGAATACAAAGTTTATTATTGTTTTAATTTTCCTTATTCCAAACATACTTATATCGCAAAATATAAGATTAAGATTAAATTTTTCTGGTGCTGAAGAATTTTTGAAATTGGTTCAATCAGATTCTATTGATACTTCGAAAATAAACAGATTATTATCAACAGAACCATATCAAAAAATGTGTGAATGGACTAAGTCCGGTTTAAGACTTAATATGGTTGATTTAAAAAACATATTCTATCATGCACTATTAAATTACGATTTAGATAAAAAATATAAAACTGATGATTTTTGTGGACAAATGATTTCTTATATGATTGAATGTATTAAAAATGGTAAATCAAATCCAGAAATTTTGCATCAAAAAATAATCGAATTAAAAAATAACTTTGATGTAGATTCAATTAAACGAATTACTTTAAAATACATTCCGGAAGAAAATATAGATATAGATATAACAATATACTTTGTTGTTGGTCTTGCTCAGGGTGTAGTAAAAGGAAACTATGCAGGAATTGAAATATTATATGCATCCAATAATGAATCTACATATTTATGGCTTGCACATGAATTATATCATTGTTTCACCTTAAGACTACCTTATGAAACTATTGTAGATTCAACTTATGAAACATTAAATAAAATACTCTATTATTTAGTTGATGAAGGTATAGCAACAGCTATTTCAGATCCATCTATAAATGAACGGGAAATTGAGTTTGCTAACGCTTATTTAATGAGATTTGATTTTATTCTCAAGATCGCATTTAAAAGTAATCAAAAGAAAAAATTTGATAATTTAAAGAAAACTATAGATAATCCAACGGCGCACGATGTTGGAAAAGTAATGGCACACATTATTAAAGAACAATTTGGAATAACTGAACTTAAAAATTGCGCGAGAAAACCTAAATTGTTTTTATTAAAATATCAGGAAGCGGCCAAAAAAATAAATAATCCTGAAATCGTATATATTTTTGATGAATTGACTGTAAAGAAAATTAAGGAATTAAAGTGGGAAATAAGAAAACCTGAATAA
- a CDS encoding 2-oxoacid:acceptor oxidoreductase subunit alpha, with the protein MKLKDFSVRIAGLAGDGSLLAGEVLAYALKRRGLYTVSVRDFPSNIRGLPTSLTIRANVERIFSWNDYIDALIALEPKAVYSHLKDIRIEGVIIIDEEFKSENLGRDDVYLYPLPLRKKAREMFKKEIFKNIIALGFLGYVFNIEPEEIKNSIMFYLKGRSGEIIENNMKALEEGYSLAKNLLKKRYEIEKSIDPGRYYLSGNEAVALGAIAAGCRFFAAYPITPSTEVFEFLAKYMPKFGGITIQCEDEIASINMAIGASFAGLRAMTSTSGPGMDLKTEAISLASMAEVPLVIYHAQRGGPSTGLPTKTGQEDINHILFAGHGDVSRAVLVPSTPEESFEFTFRAFNIAEKYQIPVIVLSEQAVSQNQQTIDDIPYDGNLKWERGKILSEEEVFEYVKAGKVYERYELTEDGISPRAIPGTKGVIVRYNSNEKTPDGFIDEENEYRVQMVQKRLKKLERIIEDVPEPEFYGNKNAPNILIGIGSSLGPMRESLIRLKNEGIEMSYLRIRTLMPLHEDYIYSLTYNKNVFICELNSFSQLKNYLSRIWGRKQNVYSIKKYSGFPFKPSEIISEVKKILKKEN; encoded by the coding sequence ATGAAATTAAAGGATTTTTCAGTTAGAATTGCAGGACTTGCAGGTGATGGCTCCCTTTTAGCAGGGGAAGTCCTTGCCTATGCTTTAAAAAGAAGGGGACTTTACACAGTTTCTGTAAGAGATTTCCCTTCTAACATACGGGGTTTACCTACAAGTTTAACTATAAGGGCAAATGTGGAAAGAATTTTTTCCTGGAATGATTATATAGACGCACTTATTGCACTCGAACCAAAGGCAGTATATAGTCACTTAAAAGATATAAGAATTGAAGGTGTTATTATAATAGATGAGGAGTTTAAATCCGAAAATCTTGGAAGAGATGATGTTTATTTATATCCTCTTCCTTTGAGAAAAAAAGCAAGGGAAATGTTTAAAAAGGAAATTTTTAAGAATATAATAGCACTTGGATTTCTGGGTTATGTTTTCAATATTGAACCTGAGGAAATTAAAAACTCTATTATGTTCTATTTAAAAGGGAGAAGTGGTGAAATCATAGAAAATAATATGAAAGCCTTAGAAGAGGGTTATTCCCTTGCTAAAAATCTTTTGAAAAAGAGATATGAAATTGAAAAATCTATTGATCCAGGAAGATATTATTTATCTGGAAATGAAGCAGTAGCTCTTGGTGCTATTGCTGCTGGATGCAGATTTTTTGCTGCATACCCTATAACTCCTTCTACAGAGGTTTTTGAATTTCTCGCAAAATACATGCCAAAATTCGGAGGAATTACAATTCAGTGTGAAGATGAAATAGCCTCAATTAATATGGCTATTGGTGCATCCTTTGCTGGATTGAGAGCTATGACTTCAACAAGCGGTCCAGGGATGGATCTCAAAACTGAGGCGATTTCCCTTGCTTCAATGGCAGAAGTTCCTCTTGTTATTTATCATGCTCAGAGAGGAGGTCCATCAACAGGATTGCCAACAAAAACTGGTCAGGAAGATATAAATCATATTCTTTTTGCAGGGCACGGTGATGTCTCAAGAGCTGTACTTGTTCCATCCACTCCTGAAGAAAGTTTTGAATTTACTTTCAGGGCTTTTAACATTGCAGAAAAATATCAAATTCCTGTTATTGTGTTATCAGAACAGGCAGTTTCCCAGAATCAGCAGACAATTGATGATATTCCCTATGATGGTAATTTAAAGTGGGAAAGAGGGAAAATTTTAAGTGAAGAAGAAGTTTTCGAGTATGTTAAAGCTGGTAAAGTTTATGAAAGATACGAATTAACTGAGGATGGGATTTCTCCACGGGCTATTCCAGGAACAAAAGGGGTTATAGTTAGATATAATTCCAATGAAAAAACACCTGATGGATTCATAGATGAGGAGAATGAATACAGGGTTCAAATGGTTCAAAAAAGGTTAAAAAAACTTGAAAGAATTATTGAAGATGTTCCTGAACCTGAATTCTATGGCAATAAAAACGCACCAAATATACTGATTGGTATTGGTTCATCACTTGGACCAATGAGAGAATCTCTTATTAGACTTAAAAATGAAGGTATAGAAATGTCATATCTCAGAATAAGAACCCTTATGCCACTTCATGAAGACTATATTTACTCTTTAACCTATAACAAAAATGTTTTTATATGTGAATTAAATTCATTTTCACAGCTAAAAAACTATCTTTCAAGGATATGGGGGAGAAAGCAAAATGTTTATTCAATTAAAAAATATTCAGGTTTTCCTTTTAAACCCTCTGAGATAATAAGTGAAGTTAAAAAAATTCTAAAAAAGGAGAATTAA
- a CDS encoding 2-oxoacid:acceptor oxidoreductase family protein — translation MKKNKIEIVWFGRGGMGVKTAALLFGEAFVHKGKFVQAFPEYGPERRGAPLFAFTRISEYEIKGHYGIKDPDIVVIIDPRLLKTENFKNFIKNNTILLINTNVRPEDLKRSLNLKSEIKTVDATGISKKIFGREMPNAPLLGALLKITGFLTLEEFINFVRERLKNKYEESIVNKNIEAIKLAYKEVKG, via the coding sequence ATGAAAAAAAATAAAATTGAAATTGTTTGGTTTGGAAGAGGAGGAATGGGGGTTAAAACAGCTGCTTTGCTTTTTGGAGAAGCATTTGTTCATAAAGGTAAATTTGTCCAGGCTTTTCCAGAATATGGACCTGAAAGAAGGGGTGCTCCTCTTTTTGCTTTTACGAGAATCAGTGAATATGAGATAAAGGGTCATTATGGAATAAAGGACCCTGATATTGTTGTTATAATTGACCCAAGGCTTTTAAAGACTGAAAATTTTAAAAATTTTATTAAAAATAATACAATCCTTCTTATTAATACAAATGTTAGACCTGAAGACCTAAAAAGAAGTTTAAATTTAAAATCTGAAATTAAAACCGTTGATGCGACAGGTATTTCAAAAAAAATTTTTGGTAGGGAGATGCCCAATGCACCTCTTTTAGGTGCACTTTTAAAGATTACTGGTTTTTTAACTCTTGAGGAATTTATTAATTTTGTAAGAGAAAGGTTAAAAAATAAATATGAGGAGAGTATAGTAAATAAAAATATTGAGGCAATTAAATTGGCTTATAAGGAGGTTAAGGGATGA
- the porA gene encoding pyruvate ferredoxin oxidoreductase, with product MKTETKKIVAKTGNEAAAYAMKQINPDVVAAYPITPSTEIIQIFSKYVADGEVDTEFIPVESEHSAISVCIGASASGARVMTATSSQGLALMHEILYIASSLRLPIVMIVGNRALSGPINIHCDHSDTMGSRDSGWIQIYCENANEVYHTIINAVKISEKVNLPCMVTMDGFIVTHGMENVLLLEDEEVREFLGKREPLYSILDVKNPITVGPLALYDYYMEHKRSQLEAILKSKKIIDEVFEEYNRKFELNIPSFIEEYFLDDAEIAVIAMSSAAGTLKEAVDLLREKGERVGILKLKITRPFPYEILRKKLENVKVAGVMDRAETFSTMGGPVSIEVKAALYPAIKKPVIQSFMFGLGGREFSLDDAFKVFDILKKIKKENKIEEEFIYIGLRE from the coding sequence ATGAAAACAGAAACAAAAAAAATAGTTGCAAAGACTGGAAATGAAGCAGCTGCTTATGCAATGAAACAGATAAATCCTGATGTAGTAGCCGCTTATCCAATTACACCTTCAACAGAAATAATACAGATTTTTTCAAAATATGTAGCAGATGGGGAAGTTGACACAGAATTTATTCCTGTTGAATCAGAACATTCTGCTATCTCTGTTTGTATAGGAGCTTCTGCGTCGGGTGCAAGGGTAATGACTGCAACAAGTTCCCAGGGTCTTGCCCTGATGCATGAAATTCTTTATATAGCTTCTTCTTTAAGATTACCTATTGTTATGATAGTTGGTAATAGAGCTCTTTCTGGCCCCATAAATATCCATTGTGATCATTCTGATACTATGGGTTCAAGAGATTCCGGCTGGATACAGATTTACTGTGAGAATGCCAATGAAGTTTACCATACTATTATTAACGCTGTAAAAATTTCTGAAAAGGTAAATCTTCCATGTATGGTGACGATGGATGGTTTTATAGTTACTCATGGAATGGAAAATGTTTTACTTCTTGAAGATGAAGAAGTTAGAGAATTTTTAGGAAAAAGAGAGCCTCTATATTCTATTTTAGATGTGAAAAATCCAATTACTGTTGGCCCCCTTGCCCTTTATGATTATTATATGGAGCATAAAAGATCACAACTTGAGGCAATTTTAAAATCTAAGAAAATTATAGATGAAGTGTTTGAGGAATATAATAGAAAATTTGAACTAAATATTCCTTCCTTTATTGAAGAGTATTTTTTAGATGATGCTGAAATAGCAGTAATTGCGATGTCTTCAGCTGCTGGGACACTTAAAGAAGCAGTGGATTTATTAAGAGAAAAAGGTGAAAGGGTAGGTATTTTAAAACTTAAGATTACAAGACCTTTCCCTTATGAAATTTTAAGAAAAAAGCTTGAAAATGTAAAAGTAGCTGGAGTGATGGATAGAGCTGAGACCTTCAGTACAATGGGAGGTCCTGTTTCAATAGAGGTAAAAGCTGCATTGTATCCTGCCATAAAAAAACCTGTAATTCAGAGTTTTATGTTTGGGCTCGGTGGGAGGGAATTCAGCTTAGATGATGCCTTTAAAGTTTTTGATATTTTGAAGAAGATAAAAAAAGAGAACAAGATAGAGGAAGAGTTTATATACATAGGATTAAGGGAATAG
- a CDS encoding thiamine pyrophosphate-dependent enzyme, which translates to MEKLLNFEITSVKAYEGKKSTWCPGCGDFGVLAALKQALFELGISPYDAAVISGIGCSSKFPDYINTNAFHTIHGRLLPVATGVKLANQKLNVIVTGGDGDGYGIGGNHFMHAARRNINLTYIVMNNEIYALTKGQVAPTSPYGFVKGTTPYGSKDNPIEPCLISLSAGATFVARGFSGDTKNLKEYLKEGIKHKGFSHIDVLSPCVTFNEEYSYDYFRENIELLNGPFARREEAIAKIMETWRKGKIPVGIFYVEEKKHYELDIFGKEDYSIVEEFKTQKMLSKEELLKLIENKK; encoded by the coding sequence ATGGAAAAACTTTTAAACTTTGAGATAACTTCAGTTAAGGCTTATGAGGGTAAAAAGAGTACTTGGTGCCCTGGTTGTGGTGATTTTGGAGTTCTTGCTGCTTTAAAACAAGCACTTTTTGAACTTGGAATTTCACCTTATGATGCAGCAGTTATAAGTGGAATTGGCTGTTCTTCAAAATTTCCTGATTATATAAATACCAATGCCTTCCATACAATCCATGGAAGACTTCTTCCTGTTGCTACCGGAGTTAAACTTGCAAATCAGAAATTAAATGTAATAGTTACAGGTGGAGACGGTGATGGTTACGGAATAGGTGGTAACCACTTTATGCATGCCGCAAGGAGGAATATAAACCTTACTTATATTGTTATGAATAATGAAATTTACGCTCTAACTAAAGGCCAAGTTGCACCTACCTCTCCTTACGGTTTTGTAAAAGGGACAACTCCTTATGGTTCAAAGGATAATCCTATAGAGCCCTGTTTAATATCTCTTTCAGCAGGTGCAACATTTGTAGCAAGGGGTTTTTCAGGTGATACAAAAAATTTAAAGGAATATTTAAAAGAAGGTATAAAACATAAAGGCTTTTCCCATATTGATGTACTTTCTCCTTGTGTTACTTTTAATGAAGAATATTCTTATGATTATTTCAGGGAAAATATAGAGTTATTAAATGGACCATTTGCAAGGAGAGAAGAGGCCATTGCTAAAATTATGGAAACATGGAGAAAAGGTAAGATTCCTGTTGGAATTTTTTATGTTGAAGAGAAAAAGCATTATGAATTGGATATCTTTGGAAAAGAAGATTACTCAATAGTGGAAGAATTTAAAACACAAAAAATGCTTTCAAAGGAAGAACTTTTAAAGTTGATAGAAAACAAAAAATAA